In one Brienomyrus brachyistius isolate T26 chromosome 7, BBRACH_0.4, whole genome shotgun sequence genomic region, the following are encoded:
- the LOC125745749 gene encoding epidermal growth factor-like protein 7 isoform X2: MYPVFLLLSSLLFVHTSCTSHIFRNHGRRVCLRDAPQHSPVLHTESFVQTVHKPYLTLCHDHRLCSTYKTMYRVSYRQVSLTVPVSYSYPECCPGWRRFYSHNCNQAVCFQPCVNGGTCIRPDHCSCGVGWTGRRCQTDLDECSGPHPCAQQCFNTPGSYQCGCLDGYQLARDGRSCQAIPLPVTTAVPTATPESGKARADDAVTEEVQSLKNRVEVLEQKLQLALAPFDSLFSRSLGEDVAEKTSFLTHSFQQLDRIDSLSEQVGFLEERLGSCSCQEN, translated from the exons ATGTACCCAGttttcctcctcctgtcttcctTGCTCTTTGTTCATACGTCCTGCACATCCCATATCTTCAGGAACCATGG GCGGAGAGTGTGTCTCAGAGATGCCCCCCAGCACAGCCCTGTCCTGCACACGGAGTCCTTTGTCCAGACAGTCCATAAACCTTACTTAACCCTCTGTCACGATCATCGACTCTGCAGCACATACAA GACGATGTACAGAGTATCATATCGGCAGGTGAGCCTCACCGTACCGGTGTCATACTCCTATCCAGAGTGCTGTCCAGGATGGCGGAGATTCTATTCACACAACTGTAACCAAG CGGTGTGCTTCCAGCCCTGTGTCAATGGGGGCACCTGCATACGACCAGATCATTGTTCCTGTGGCGTGGGCTGGACCGGACGACGCTGTCAGACAG ACCTGGATGAGTGCAGTGGTCCACACCCCTGTGCCCAGCAGTGCTTTAACACCCCTGGCAGCTATCAATGTGGCTGTCTGGATGGCTACCAGCTGGCCAGGGATGGGCGCTCTTGCCAGGCGATTCCTCTGCCTGTCACCACCGCTGTTCCTACTGCCACCCCAGAGA GTGGGAAGGCCAGGGCAGACGACGCTGTTACAGAGGAGGTGCAGAGCTTGAAGAACAGAGTGGAAGTGCTGGAGCAG AAGCTgcagctcgccctggctcctttcgacagcctcttctcacGGTCTCTGGGCGAGGACGTGGCTGAGAAGACCAGCTTCCTGACCCACTCCTTCCAGCAGCTGGACCGCATCGACTCGCTGAGCGAGCAGGTCGGCTTCCTGGAGGAGCGGCTCGGATCCT GTTCCTGCCAAGAAAATTAA
- the LOC125745749 gene encoding epidermal growth factor-like protein 7 isoform X1 translates to MYPVFLLLSSLLFVHTSCTSHIFRNHGRRVCLRDAPQHSPVLHTESFVQTVHKPYLTLCHDHRLCSTYKTMYRVSYRQVSLTVPVSYSYPECCPGWRRFYSHNCNQAVCFQPCVNGGTCIRPDHCSCGVGWTGRRCQTDLDECSGPHPCAQQCFNTPGSYQCGCLDGYQLARDGRSCQAIPLPVTTAVPTATPESGKARADDAVTEEVQSLKNRVEVLEQKLQLALAPFDSLFSRSLGEDVAEKTSFLTHSFQQLDRIDSLSEQVGFLEERLGSCECSSPHRG, encoded by the exons ATGTACCCAGttttcctcctcctgtcttcctTGCTCTTTGTTCATACGTCCTGCACATCCCATATCTTCAGGAACCATGG GCGGAGAGTGTGTCTCAGAGATGCCCCCCAGCACAGCCCTGTCCTGCACACGGAGTCCTTTGTCCAGACAGTCCATAAACCTTACTTAACCCTCTGTCACGATCATCGACTCTGCAGCACATACAA GACGATGTACAGAGTATCATATCGGCAGGTGAGCCTCACCGTACCGGTGTCATACTCCTATCCAGAGTGCTGTCCAGGATGGCGGAGATTCTATTCACACAACTGTAACCAAG CGGTGTGCTTCCAGCCCTGTGTCAATGGGGGCACCTGCATACGACCAGATCATTGTTCCTGTGGCGTGGGCTGGACCGGACGACGCTGTCAGACAG ACCTGGATGAGTGCAGTGGTCCACACCCCTGTGCCCAGCAGTGCTTTAACACCCCTGGCAGCTATCAATGTGGCTGTCTGGATGGCTACCAGCTGGCCAGGGATGGGCGCTCTTGCCAGGCGATTCCTCTGCCTGTCACCACCGCTGTTCCTACTGCCACCCCAGAGA GTGGGAAGGCCAGGGCAGACGACGCTGTTACAGAGGAGGTGCAGAGCTTGAAGAACAGAGTGGAAGTGCTGGAGCAG AAGCTgcagctcgccctggctcctttcgacagcctcttctcacGGTCTCTGGGCGAGGACGTGGCTGAGAAGACCAGCTTCCTGACCCACTCCTTCCAGCAGCTGGACCGCATCGACTCGCTGAGCGAGCAGGTCGGCTTCCTGGAGGAGCGGCTCGGATCCTGTGAGTGTTCCTCCCCACATCGCGGCTGA